GACCGCGACGGGATTGAGTTCGGTGCCCGCGAGCAACGGGGCCACAATTGCCACGGTGATCCCGATGGTGCCTATCGACGACGCCAGCGCCGACACCACACCCCCGAGGTAACACAGCAGGAGGATGGCCAGCAGCGGCATGCCCAGCGCGGCGATCCCGTTGCTGGTGAACTCCACCGTGCCCGCCTCCTGGAGCACGTGGATGTAGGTGACGACGCCGGAGACGAGAATCGCCGTCCCCCAGCTGACTCCAGCCAGCGAGGTCTTGGCGTCCCCCGGGTTGACGATGCCCAACAGGGTGCCGATGCCGATCGACAGGACGGCGATGTCGAGGCCGAAGACCGCGGTGCCCACGGCCATTGCGGCGAGTCCGACGAGCGTGAGCACCTGGTAGGCATCGGGGCGCAGCGAGGGGGAGGGGTCGGCGGGGTCGGTGTCGTCGATACGCCGCCCGAGCAGGGAGCGCCCGCCGAGCGTCACGTAGAGGATCACGGCGATAACCGTGTTGAACACAAACGAGGCCGCGAAGAGCAGGAACCTGTCCTGCACGATGCCCTGCTGGGCGAGGAAGCCGTTGATGAACACCCCGTAGACACTCATCGGGGAGAACGCGCCCGCCATGGCACCGTGCACGACCATCATGCCCATCATCAACTGGTTGATGCGGTATTTCCGAGCGAAGGGAATCGCCAGCGGGGCGACCACGGCGATGGCGAAGATGGCGCCGATGCCCATGAGCAGGCCCGCGAGGGCAAAGAAGATCCACGGGGCCGCGGCGATCCGGCCCCGGACCGCCCGCAGGCTCCACTGCAGAATGAGGTCGATGGAGCCGTTCTGCTGGGCGAAGCCGAAGAGGAACGTCAGGCCCATCAGGGCGAGGAAGAGATCCACCGGGAAGCCGGCGAAGATGTCGTCCACCTCCATCCCCACGCCGGCGAGGCCGACGGCGAAAGCCGCCGCGAGGCCGAGCACCCCCATGTTGAGATCGCGGACGGTGCCGATGATGAACATGATGACAAGGACGGCGATGGTGACAAGTTCCAGCTGCATGGGGGGATCCTGAATCTGACGGGTCTGCGGGTGCAACCGGCGACGAGGGGTGGTGCCGCTGGGGATGGTGCGGGGGTGTGTCGTCTTACCTTAGGGCGGGGCCGGGGTCAGGCCGTCATCGCCTCACGCAGGGCGGTTAGACTCCTAGCCCATGAGCACTCTGCAGCGCGTCCTGTCCGGAATCCAGCCCACCGCGGACTCCTACCACCTGGGTAACTACCTCGGGGCGGTCAAACAGTGGATCGACATGCAGGACCAGTACGAGGCGTTCTACTTCATCCCCGACCTGCACGCCATCACCGTCGACCAGGACCCGGCGGAGCTGCGCCAGCGCACCATCGCCGGCGCGGCGCAGCTCATCGCCCTGGGCATCGACGCCGAGAAGTCCACCCTCTTCGTGCAGTCGCACGTGCCCCAGCACGCGGAGCTGACGTGGGTACTCAACTGCCTCACCGGCTTCGGCGAGGCCGGTCGCATGACCCAGTTCAAGGACAAGTCCGCCAAGCAGGGCCAGGACCGCACCACCGTCGGCCTGTTCACCTACCCCGTCCTCATGGCCGCGGACATTCTGCTGTACAAACCCCAGCTCGTGCCCGTGGGGGAGGACCAGCGCCAGCACCTGGAGCTCACGCGCAACCTCGCGGAGCGCTTCAACTCCCGCTTCGGGGAGACCTTCGTCGTGCCGGAGGCGTTCATCCCCCAGGGCGCGAACAAGATCTACGACCTGCAGGAACCGACGGCGAAGATGAGCAAGTCCGGGTCGAACCCCAAGGGAATGGTCAACCTGCTCGATGATCCCAAGACCTCCGCCAAGCGCATCAGGTCCGCCGTCACCGACGCCGGCAGCGAGATCGCCTTCGACCGCGAGAACAAACCCGGTGTGTCGAACCTGCTGGTCATCCAGTCGGCGCTGACCGGCACATCCGTCGATGACCTGGTCGCCGGCTACGAGGGCAAGGGCTACGGCTCGCTGAAGGTGGACACCGCCGAGGCGCTGGAGGCGTTCACCACCCCGCTCAAGGCGCGTTACGACGAACTCATGTCCGACCCCGGCGAGCTCGAGGCGATCCTCGCCCGCGGTGCCGCGCGTGCCCGTGAGGTCGCCGAGCCGGTGCTCGCGGACGTCTACGAGAAGGTCGGTTTCCTCGCCCCGCGTCGCTGAGAACCCGGGGGTGCGTCGTCGCCCGGTATTGTCTACCTTTGATGAGTCTGACGAACCCGACAATCAAGAAGACGAGGCACCCCTAGCCATGGCGACGAGAACCGCACCCGACAGCCGGCACACCGACCATTACGGAATCGAACGCGTCAACGCGGACGAGCCCGGCGCGGTGGAGAAGGTCCGGGAGAAGTCCCCCGTACTGGACCATCTCCTCCGGATGAACGACCGCTTTGCCTCCGAGGGCGGCAACCAGTTCTCCGCGGGCATCACCTACTTCTCCGTGATGGCCATCATTCCGCTGGCCATGCTCTCCTTCGGCGGGCTGGCCGTCTTCCTGGCCGGGCGCCCGGACGTGCTCCAGCAGATCCAGGACCAGGTGGCCGGCAGTCTGCCCGACGACCTGGGCAGCACCGTCAACCAGGTGATCGAGCAGGCGATCGAGCAGCGCAGCGCCGTCATCGGCATCGGCGGCCTCACCGCCCTGTGGTCGGGCCTCGGCTGGATGACCAACCTGCGCGCGGGCGTGTCCGCCATGTGGCACCTCGACCCGACCGAGGGCGGCAACTTCCTGATGAAGAAGATCGCCGACCTCGTCGCCCTGATCGGCCTGCTCCTGGCCTTCCTCGTCGCCTTCGGCGTGACCATCATCGGCTCCTCGGGACTGACCGAGAGGGTGCTCGAGCGCATGCACATCGACGGCTTCCCCGGCATGAGCATCGTCATCTTCTTCGTCGGCCTCGTCGTGGGCATCCTGGCCAACTTCCTGGTCTTCTACTGGATGCTCTCCGCACTGCCGCGCACCAAGGTGCCGCGCAACTCCGGCGTGAAGGCCGCCCTCATCGGGGCGCTGCTCTTCGAGGTGATCAAACAGTTCTCCACGCTGATCTTCGGCGCGCTGCTGGGCAACCCCGCCGGCGCGGTCTTCGGCCCCGTCATCGGTCTCATGCTCATCTTCTACCTGATCTGGCGCGTGGTCATGTACCTCTCCGCCTGGGCCGCGACCACCGAGGAATCCCTCGCCATCGCCCCGCGGCACGCCCCGGATCCGGCCGTGATCCACGTGCGCACCGAGGTCAAGGAGGCACCGGGATCCGGTGCTCTCGTCGGACTCGGCGCGGCCATCGGCGTGGCGGGTGCCGCGCTGGCGACGTGGGCAACCGGGCGTCGATAAGCCCGCTAGCGACGCCGCAGCATGAGCGCGGCGGCCGCCAGCAGAAGGAGAATCACCACCGCGGTGATCCCGACTCCCAGGAGCGGGATCCCGCGGTTTTCCTGTGCCCCGGCACGAACCGGGGTCGCCTCGGTGGAGGGGGCCGCGGCGGTGCCGGTGGCTGCCGCCGGCTGGGCGAGGGTGCCGACATTCGTGCCCGCCGGGTGCGTGTACGCCTCGTGCAGGAGCCGCTGGGCCTGCTCCCAGGCACGACCGCTGTCGATGGTGGTGTCGAGGAGAATGGCCACGAGACGACGACCGCCGCGGTCCATCGCGCCGACGAAGGTGTGGTGGGCGTCGTCGGTGAACCCGGTCTTGCCTCCGATGCCGTCGGGGTCGTTCATGAACAGGCCGTTGTCGTTCCAGACCTCATAACCCTCGTGGTCCTCGTAACCGGGGAAATCGACGGACTCGGTGCCCACTATCCGGGCGAAGGTGGGATCGGCGAACGCGGCGCGGTAGATCAGGCCCAGGTCGTGCGCCGAGGAGGACATGCCCGGGGCGTCCAGCCCGGAGTAGGTGACCACGCGGGTGTCGGTCGTACCCAGCTGGGCGGCGAGGTCGTTGACCTTGCGCAACGTCGCCTCGTCGCCGCCGAGTTCCTGCGCCAGCGCGTGCGCGGCGTCGTTGCCGCTGGCCAGCAGCAGGCCCTCGAGCAGCTGCTCGACGGTGTAGACCCCGCCCTCGCCGATGCCCACCGCGGAACCGTCCTGCGACGCGGACTCGTGGCTCACGGTCACCGGCTTGGCCGGGTCCAGCTCGTGGATGACAACCAGCGCCAGGAGCGCCTTGATGATCGATGCCGGGCGGTAGCGCCCGTGCGGGTCCTTCTGGGCGATGATCTCGCCGGAATCCAGGTCCGCGACGATCCACGCGCTGGCGAGGACCTCGTTCGGGACGACAAAACCGGGGATGGCCGAGACTCCGCACTGCGTGTCGCCGGCGGGAGGCAGGGGAGCGGGGCTGCTCATCCCCGGGGCCAGAGCCTCCGAGGTGGTGGTCGGCTCCGGGGGGACCAGGGCGTTGGGGCAGTCGTCGGTGTTCGGCGCCTGCTCCCTGGTCGTGGACTCGATGGTGGTCTGAACCCCGGGGGTCTCGGACTCCTGGGCCGTCGCCGGGTGGGCGAGGAGCAGGGAGGCGGAGACACTGGCTGCGGTGATTCGGTGAAGGTGGGATTTCATGGCAGTGACATCCTAGACCGCCGGTTACCATGGGCCGCATGCGCAACTCGCCAAACGTCAGTCCGCTGCACAAGCAGGTCACCCGCGAGCAGGTCGCCGCGCTGCCGAAGGTGGTCCTCCACGATCATGTCGACACCACCGGCGCCCGCGGAGAGGCGGACGTGGAGGCCGCGGTGCGGGCCGGGGTGCGGGCGCTGGCGGCGGACGGGGTCGTCTACGCGGAGCTCCGGATCTCACCCGAGCTCAACCTCGACGTGCTCCCCCTGGACAAGATCGTCGCGGCCGCCGAGCGGGGCGCCACCAGCGTCGAGGGCATCGATGCGCGGCTCATCCTCACGGCGATGCGCCACGCCAGTCATGTCGCCGACGTCGCGGACGAGACCCTTGCCGCGTACCCGCGGGGCATCGTGGTCGGCTTCGACCTGGCCGGGCCGGAGGATTCCCCGGCTCCGCACGCCGAGACGCTGGAGAAACTACGCGACGCCTATATCCCCGTCACGCTCCACGCCGGGGCACACGAGGGAGTTGACTCCATCGCCGAGGCACTCCGCCTCGGGGCGCTGCGGCTGGGCCATGGAACGAGGATCTTCGAGGACCTCACGGCGGACATCGACGGTATCGGCGCGGGCCCGGTGGCCTCCTGGGTCCGCGACCGCGGCATCGTCCTGGAGATGGCCCCTGCGCTCGAGGTGGAGATGGGGGTGGTCGACTCCTACGAGGACCATCCCTTCAGCCTGCTGCAGCAGCTCGGCTTCACGTGCACGCTCAACCCCGGCCAGTCCACGGTGAGTTCGCTGACCGACGAGATGATGCGGCTGGTGGAGACCTTCGACTACGGCTACGACGAGCTCTTCGAGCTCACCCGCACCGCCATGGAGAACGCCTTCGCCCCCGTTCCCCAGCGGACGGCCATCCTCGCGCAGCGCATCCTCCCCGCCTACGACGAGCTCTCCGGCGCCTACAACGAGGACGCCAGCTTCAGCCAGCTGGCGGACCCCTCCTGAAGCACGCGGGCCTAGAACTTGGTGAAGCGCTTGACCAGCATGTTCTCCAGATCCTTCCAGCTGTTCGCCTTATCGGTGAACGGCTTCGACGGCACGTAGCCGGAGGAACCCGAGCCGCCGAGCATGTAGGAGAGGTAGTCCTGGAAACGCGGGTTGGCCAGCAGGTAGGAATTGAGCGAATCGTCGTTGGCCCAGTCCGCCGCGTCCGCCATGAGTTCGTAGGCGCGGTTCATCTGCACCTTGTCCACGGCCTCGGGCCCGGTAGCGATGTCGTCGGCCAGGCCGGCGAAGGAGTAGGCGTTGTCCTCATGGACCGAGACCTCCAGCTCACCGGCGGTCGCGCTGGTCTTGATGTCCTCCCAGGTGGACAGGCCGGCGAGGTCGTGCTCGTCGTTCTCCAGGATCCAGCGGCTCAGCTGCTTGGCCGTGGGGAACGTGAAGATGTCCCCGTAGCGCCCCAGGAACACGGGATCCTTACCCAGGTAGGTGCGCAGGGTGTACACACTCTTGCCCTGCAGGGAGATTTTCACGGGATCGATGCCGGCCTGCGCCCACACGGAGGTGTCGTAGGGATCCGCCCGGTCCATTTCCGTCTGGCGACGCTCCTCGGCCTCCCGGCGGGCGGCCTCCGCGCTGGCCGCGGCGCCCGAGATCCGTGACTGCGCCTCGGCGCGCCGGTCCTCGGTGAAATCCGTCTCCACCACACGGACGACACCGTCGACGGAATCGAGGACCTTGGCCCAGCCGGAGAGCACGGCGCGGCCGATGGCGGTCCACTCGATCAGGCCCTCCGGGCCACTGAAGTGTTCCGAACCGAGCTGGGCTCCGCGGAGCACCGAATGGGAGGCGAAGAAGATCGAGGCCTCCTCGGCGGTGCCCACGTTCGCCAGCGCCTCGGTGATCTCGAAGACCCCGGCGGCGGTGGAGACGTTCTCGTAGGAGGCCCGACCGGCCAGCGCGTCGGGCAGGCCGACGAGGTCGTAGTGGTCCTTCTTGCCGGGCACGACACGGTCGTCCGGGCGGGCGGAGAAGGCTGCCCAGTGCGGGTGGTCGACGAGATCGTGACGGTCGTTTGTCTCGATGTAGAGCAGCAGGTCCTCCGTGGTGGGGAAGGCGAGAATGTTGTCCCGGTCCCCGAGGAAGGCCTGCCACTCGGATCCCCGCTCCGTCCAGGTGGGCGCCCACAGGGTGTAGACGTCGCCGGACTTCAGGGAGAGTTGGACAGGCACGATGGTGCGGTTGTTCATGGCCGGAAGTCTAGAGGACAACTACCCGGTCGGTCGCCAGAAGCCCTGGAAACCCATCCCGATATTGGAGGTGCGCACCGGGTTGGTCTGCACCGGATCGCCAGCCTCCACCATCATCCCGTTGCCGGTGTACATGGCCACGTGACCGTCCCACACGGCCAGGTCCCCGGGCTGTAACTCCTCGGCGCTCACCTGCCGGCCGATGTCCTGCTCCTGGGCGAGGCGGGGCAATTCCACCCCAGCCTGCCGGTACGCCCACTGCGTCAGACCGGAGCAGTCGTACCCGCCGTTTCCCGTCCCGCCCCAGGCATAGGGGGTGCCCACCTGGCTGAGCGCGGCATCGGCCGCCGCCTGCCCCGCCGCCGAGCCACCGGTCGGGGTGGAGGGTGCCGGCGTGGGCGGGTGCCCGGCACCGGTGACCGACTGCAGTTCGGGAACCGTGCGCAGGCGGGGTTCCTCGGCATCGCTCACCCGGTCCAGCCCGGCGACCACGGGCTGCAGTTCTAGTTCGAGCTGGCGCAGGCGGGACTGCGCGCTGCCCACGGCCTCGGTGGCGAGCAGGGTCAGCTCGGCGTGCGCCGCGGCGTTGCCGGCCAGGCTGGGAGTGAGCAAGCCCGCCGCGACGGGGATCGCCCGCCGCACTAGGCCGACGCCGATGGCAATGAGGTCGCGCGCGGCGGCCTCGATCAGGGGACCGGCCCGGGAGACGAGCTCGGTCACCGTGTCCCGCTCCCGGCCATGGAGCTCGAGTGCGGAGAGCAGCCCAGTGGCGTCCGCGCTCATGTCGGCCGCGAGCGGTCCCACCGCGGCGAGATCGGGCAGCGCCGGGATCGACGGCGCGGGCAGGCGGGGTGGTTCGAGGGCGGACAGGGTGTGCAGCGCGTCGACGACCTGTTTCACAGCGTCGCCCCAAACGTCCCGCCCAGCGAGGAATCAGTGCTGCGGACATTGCCGATGAAGGTCTCGGCGTCGGTGGAGAGGGCGTCGAGATGCGAGGCGAAGATCCGCGAGCGTCGCTGCAGTGCCCCCAACGCCGAGCCGAGGGAGGAAGTCACTGCGGCAGTCGGGCCGGGGAGAGCGGGCAGGGAATAGGCCGGCAGGGGAGTGAGGGTGGCGGCGGAGCGGAGGTCCCGGGCCAGCGCGCGGGTGCGTTCGGTGTCGATGTCGAGGTCGTGGTCGTGGTCAAGCATGCTCATGGTCTCTTAGACCCTCCCCCTGCGGGAATGGTTCCCGGCCATCCACCCGTGGCCTAGCATGGAGGCCATGGACATCACCGTGGTCGATCACCCGCTCGCAGCCTCCCGCCTCACCCTCCTGCGCGACGCACGCAGCGAGAACGCGGCCTTCCGCTCCGCGCTCTCGGACTTGGCCATGATGCTGGTGTACGAGGCGAGCCGCGACCTGGCGGTGGAGAAGTTCCCGCTGGCGACGCCCGTGGCACAGACGGAGGGCACCCGCCTGGAGCAGCCGCCGATCATCGTTCCGGTGATCCGCGCCGGGCTGGGCATGATCGATCCTGCCCTGGCCATGATCCGCGACGCCCAGGTGGGTTTCATCGGTCTTGCCCGGGATGAGCAGACCCACGAGCCCGTGCCCTACCTTGAGGCGCTGCCGCAGGACCTCACCGACCAGCCGGTCTTCGTCGTCGACCCCATGCTGGCCACGGGCGGTTCGCTGCTGCACGCCGTCCGGTTGCTCGCCGAACGCGGCGCCACGGACATCACCGCCGTGTGTGTCGTCTCCGCCCAGCCGGGCGTGGACGCGCTCGCCAACTCCGGCCTGCCGGTGCGCCTGGTCACCGCCGCCATCGATCCCGAGCTCAACGACGACGCGTACATCGTCCCCGGGCTGGGCGACGCCGGCGACCGGCTCTACGGACCGCGCAACATCGACCTGTGAGAACCCTGCGCCAGACCTGGTGAGCCCCTAGACTCGGGGGCACAGGTCGGGTGGTTGTCGGGGGGACGTTCACATGGCGGGGCAATGGGCACACTGGGGGAGTTACGGCCACACCATGGCCAGACGGCTGCGCGCGGTCCGGACGGCACGGGGGATGAGCCAGACCCGGCTCGCCGAGCTCGCGGGAGTCTCGCGCAACGTCATCTCCAACCTGGAGAGGAATGAGAACGCGGGGCGCAAACCCTCCGATCCGCAGTTGTCCACGGTGTACCGCCTGGCGCAGGCGCTGGCCGTCCCGCCCGCTGCGCTGCTGCCCGGTGTGGGGGAGCGGATCCTCCACGTGTGCCCGCCGGAGGAGTTGCCGGTGGCGATGCGCTGGCCAGCGGACCCGGCGGATCTCCGACGGTTCTCACCACGGCATCTCGCCCTGGCCGAGCCGGGCGACGAGCCCGAGTTCGTGGTCCCCGGGGGCGATTAACGAACCGCTTGGTCTAGTTGTAGACTTCTGCGGAGAGTCTCCCCGGACCGCGCGTGCCTTCCCGGCAGGCGCAGAAGCGATAGGA
This sequence is a window from Corynebacterium doosanense CAU 212 = DSM 45436. Protein-coding genes within it:
- a CDS encoding helix-turn-helix domain-containing protein, which translates into the protein MARRLRAVRTARGMSQTRLAELAGVSRNVISNLERNENAGRKPSDPQLSTVYRLAQALAVPPAALLPGVGERILHVCPPEELPVAMRWPADPADLRRFSPRHLALAEPGDEPEFVVPGGD
- a CDS encoding YhjD/YihY/BrkB family envelope integrity protein, with amino-acid sequence MATRTAPDSRHTDHYGIERVNADEPGAVEKVREKSPVLDHLLRMNDRFASEGGNQFSAGITYFSVMAIIPLAMLSFGGLAVFLAGRPDVLQQIQDQVAGSLPDDLGSTVNQVIEQAIEQRSAVIGIGGLTALWSGLGWMTNLRAGVSAMWHLDPTEGGNFLMKKIADLVALIGLLLAFLVAFGVTIIGSSGLTERVLERMHIDGFPGMSIVIFFVGLVVGILANFLVFYWMLSALPRTKVPRNSGVKAALIGALLFEVIKQFSTLIFGALLGNPAGAVFGPVIGLMLIFYLIWRVVMYLSAWAATTEESLAIAPRHAPDPAVIHVRTEVKEAPGSGALVGLGAAIGVAGAALATWATGRR
- the trpS gene encoding tryptophan--tRNA ligase — encoded protein: MSTLQRVLSGIQPTADSYHLGNYLGAVKQWIDMQDQYEAFYFIPDLHAITVDQDPAELRQRTIAGAAQLIALGIDAEKSTLFVQSHVPQHAELTWVLNCLTGFGEAGRMTQFKDKSAKQGQDRTTVGLFTYPVLMAADILLYKPQLVPVGEDQRQHLELTRNLAERFNSRFGETFVVPEAFIPQGANKIYDLQEPTAKMSKSGSNPKGMVNLLDDPKTSAKRIRSAVTDAGSEIAFDRENKPGVSNLLVIQSALTGTSVDDLVAGYEGKGYGSLKVDTAEALEAFTTPLKARYDELMSDPGELEAILARGAARAREVAEPVLADVYEKVGFLAPRR
- a CDS encoding SLC13 family permease, with protein sequence MQLELVTIAVLVIMFIIGTVRDLNMGVLGLAAAFAVGLAGVGMEVDDIFAGFPVDLFLALMGLTFLFGFAQQNGSIDLILQWSLRAVRGRIAAAPWIFFALAGLLMGIGAIFAIAVVAPLAIPFARKYRINQLMMGMMVVHGAMAGAFSPMSVYGVFINGFLAQQGIVQDRFLLFAASFVFNTVIAVILYVTLGGRSLLGRRIDDTDPADPSPSLRPDAYQVLTLVGLAAMAVGTAVFGLDIAVLSIGIGTLLGIVNPGDAKTSLAGVSWGTAILVSGVVTYIHVLQEAGTVEFTSNGIAALGMPLLAILLLCYLGGVVSALASSIGTIGITVAIVAPLLAGTELNPVAVVAALAISATVVDVSPFSTNGAMVLANVDKQQQGLFFRQMMIYSGIIVALGPLAAWLAVFLPA
- the upp gene encoding uracil phosphoribosyltransferase; the protein is MDITVVDHPLAASRLTLLRDARSENAAFRSALSDLAMMLVYEASRDLAVEKFPLATPVAQTEGTRLEQPPIIVPVIRAGLGMIDPALAMIRDAQVGFIGLARDEQTHEPVPYLEALPQDLTDQPVFVVDPMLATGGSLLHAVRLLAERGATDITAVCVVSAQPGVDALANSGLPVRLVTAAIDPELNDDAYIVPGLGDAGDRLYGPRNIDL
- a CDS encoding C40 family peptidase, with the protein product MKQVVDALHTLSALEPPRLPAPSIPALPDLAAVGPLAADMSADATGLLSALELHGRERDTVTELVSRAGPLIEAAARDLIAIGVGLVRRAIPVAAGLLTPSLAGNAAAHAELTLLATEAVGSAQSRLRQLELELQPVVAGLDRVSDAEEPRLRTVPELQSVTGAGHPPTPAPSTPTGGSAAGQAAADAALSQVGTPYAWGGTGNGGYDCSGLTQWAYRQAGVELPRLAQEQDIGRQVSAEELQPGDLAVWDGHVAMYTGNGMMVEAGDPVQTNPVRTSNIGMGFQGFWRPTG
- a CDS encoding adenosine deaminase family protein gives rise to the protein MRNSPNVSPLHKQVTREQVAALPKVVLHDHVDTTGARGEADVEAAVRAGVRALAADGVVYAELRISPELNLDVLPLDKIVAAAERGATSVEGIDARLILTAMRHASHVADVADETLAAYPRGIVVGFDLAGPEDSPAPHAETLEKLRDAYIPVTLHAGAHEGVDSIAEALRLGALRLGHGTRIFEDLTADIDGIGAGPVASWVRDRGIVLEMAPALEVEMGVVDSYEDHPFSLLQQLGFTCTLNPGQSTVSSLTDEMMRLVETFDYGYDELFELTRTAMENAFAPVPQRTAILAQRILPAYDELSGAYNEDASFSQLADPS
- a CDS encoding D-alanyl-D-alanine carboxypeptidase family protein, which encodes MKSHLHRITAASVSASLLLAHPATAQESETPGVQTTIESTTREQAPNTDDCPNALVPPEPTTTSEALAPGMSSPAPLPPAGDTQCGVSAIPGFVVPNEVLASAWIVADLDSGEIIAQKDPHGRYRPASIIKALLALVVIHELDPAKPVTVSHESASQDGSAVGIGEGGVYTVEQLLEGLLLASGNDAAHALAQELGGDEATLRKVNDLAAQLGTTDTRVVTYSGLDAPGMSSSAHDLGLIYRAAFADPTFARIVGTESVDFPGYEDHEGYEVWNDNGLFMNDPDGIGGKTGFTDDAHHTFVGAMDRGGRRLVAILLDTTIDSGRAWEQAQRLLHEAYTHPAGTNVGTLAQPAAATGTAAAPSTEATPVRAGAQENRGIPLLGVGITAVVILLLLAAAALMLRRR